A region from the Hylaeus volcanicus isolate JK05 chromosome 6, UHH_iyHylVolc1.0_haploid, whole genome shotgun sequence genome encodes:
- the LOC128878882 gene encoding uncharacterized protein LOC128878882 isoform X1 has translation MDNNKRSHKKCAVLGCTNTRQPVFSFPCLSKDSDRCLKWLEACGTEDLFQLPPSRLRNRVVCEDHFEIHYRVGWIGSKLTSHAVPSCNLPAPATSIEQQEELVMEIEEEEKHQPVLTIGYQDNVGPMYDVGPKDNVGPKDYVGPGTSRDFDALAYNVLPGSSRECITLQ, from the exons ATGGATAATAATAAGAG gtCCCACAAAAAATGTGCTGTACTGGGGTGCACAAACACCAGGCAGCCGGTGTTCAGCTTCCCCTGTCTGTCGAAGGACAGCGATAGATGTTTAAAATGGCTTGAAGCTTGTGGAACGGAAGATCTATTCCAACTCCCTCCCAGCCGGTTGAGAAATCGAGTGGTTTGTGAGGACCACTTCGAAATTCATTACCGCGTTGGATGGATTGGATCAAAGCTTACAAGTCATGCAGTACCAAGCTGCAACTTACCAG CACCTGCCACATCTATCGAGCAACAGGAGGAACTTGTaatggaaattgaagaagaagaaaaac aTCAACCTGTGCTCACCATTGGATACCAGGACAACGTGGGACCTATGTACGACGTGGGACCTAAGGACAACGTGGGACCTAAGGACTACGTGGGACCTGGGACCAGCAGAGACTTCGACGCACTTGCCTATAATGTGCTTCCTGGATCATCCAGAGAGTGTATTactttacaataa
- the LOC128878882 gene encoding uncharacterized protein LOC128878882 isoform X2 produces MDNNKRSHKKCAVLGCTNTRQPVFSFPCLSKDSDRCLKWLEACGTEDLFQLPPSRLRNRVVCEDHFEIHYRVGWIGSKLTSHAVPSCNLPAPATSIEQQEELVMEIEEEEKHQPVLTIGYQDNVGPMYDVGPKDNVGPKDYVGPGTSRDFDALAYNVLPGSSRE; encoded by the exons ATGGATAATAATAAGAG gtCCCACAAAAAATGTGCTGTACTGGGGTGCACAAACACCAGGCAGCCGGTGTTCAGCTTCCCCTGTCTGTCGAAGGACAGCGATAGATGTTTAAAATGGCTTGAAGCTTGTGGAACGGAAGATCTATTCCAACTCCCTCCCAGCCGGTTGAGAAATCGAGTGGTTTGTGAGGACCACTTCGAAATTCATTACCGCGTTGGATGGATTGGATCAAAGCTTACAAGTCATGCAGTACCAAGCTGCAACTTACCAG CACCTGCCACATCTATCGAGCAACAGGAGGAACTTGTaatggaaattgaagaagaagaaaaac aTCAACCTGTGCTCACCATTGGATACCAGGACAACGTGGGACCTATGTACGACGTGGGACCTAAGGACAACGTGGGACCTAAGGACTACGTGGGACCTGGGACCAGCAGAGACTTCGACGCACTTGCCTATAATGTGCTTCCTGGATCATCCAGAGAGT GA